The following proteins are co-located in the Penaeus monodon isolate SGIC_2016 chromosome 10, NSTDA_Pmon_1, whole genome shotgun sequence genome:
- the LOC119578067 gene encoding keratin-associated protein 19-2-like translates to MKTLAIAVALVAFIAVSVSGDPEADPVAEAEAEADPSRFGYGYGGYGHVSHRPVYSSYGYGRWKRSAEAEPGFSFGRSFGGHGHFRSYGGSFGGHGRFYG, encoded by the exons ATGAAAACTTTG GCCATCGCTGTCGCCCTCGTGGCGTTTATCGCTGTCAGTGTGAGCGGTGATCCTGAAGCTGATCCTGTAGCTGAGGCTGAGGCCGAGGCTGATCCTTCCCGCTTCGGATACGGCTATGGCGGCTATGGGCACGTGTCCCACAGGCCCGTGTACAGCAGCTACGGTTACGGACgctggaagaggagtgctgaggctgAGCCTGGATTCAGCTTCGGTCGCAGCTTTGGAGGTCACGGCCACTTCAGAAGCTACGGCGGAAGCTTTGGGGGCCATGGTCGTTTCTACGGTTAA